The genomic DNA tcttggtgcgtaactccgggttaccacctcaaaataaatgtgcaacctacacaacctatcttagaaaataacaccctgttatttcttcaaagttTATGTAGAACCCTTGATGTAGTCTTTGTCTTTCTAAActtttgccggtcttggatctaAGTAGTTGGTCTTGGGTCTATCCTATTTCACACggtgcaaagactactaactccccgttagtacgtctaggacttgggtcttagaacgagaatcacttCACTATACTTCACCTCACTGAAAAACGAAGAAGACAATATCTACGAAACAATACCCGTTATAGATAAAAAGAGTTTGGACTAGTAATATAATTAACTAGAACGGATGACGTacaaatattcttaaaagaatattagtgtatacttttctttagattaaatGAATGTTAAAGTATACTTGGTATTACTTCGTTTTGAATAATATATCTTATTTCCgaagtaataaatatatcaagtccTTGGTGAAGCGTTATCGCTTTCTgatctttgataaaataatttctcGTTTAATATAGTCGTGTGTAGACTTTTATAAATCGAGGGCGTTACACTTATTTTTTAACTATTTGCACTTAAAACATATTTGGCCGAGAGAATAAAAGATGCGTAATTTAAACACAATATATTAAAATGATATAAGAGcagagtttaaattatattagcacagtttataggtgtatatataatataatataagtTTGAAGTTTTTTCCACGAAACACTGAAGATGCTAGTAAGGGAAGTCACTTAATTCTAATAcgattatatatatacttatatttacttaaaagctttaagatcttcccacgaaacactagaggtgctggtaagggaattcactcaaatattttaactaaatataataaatatgtatatatagatatatatatataatataatccTTAAGTTTTTCTCACGGAGCACTAAAGGTGTTAGTAAGGGAAGTCGCTTAagtcttgttaaacaattataacgaatatatcaatatatggccaaaataagtgcatttaagtttaaagaataaaatgctagctttgtaatttaattcccacaaaacactaaaggtgctagttGGGAATATAAACCAAGCGTTGTTGAAATTATCACTTCGTGCTTAGAAGTGTATAATTTGTAGAAAACAACCGTTGTACGGATTTATTTTTCATTAAGTTATTCTATATAAGAGCTTGTAGAGATGAAGAGAAGGTGTTACTCAgcttcttatatgaatattaagagtggtcggttaagactcaaatgaaagctaagaggttttaccacttttaagagatgaacggaaaagttcgccggaaaaattcgccggaggttcggccgaattttggcttgttggtcgaacttgggcagcccttcgggaggcaaAAAAGTGGTATATATGAGTTTTTCTTGGGACGATAGAACTTGGTTGGTGGAACtaagcttgaagatcaaaaaccttgaatatatgatatatatttgtaagggagaaggtttttgagatgaATTATTTGGGTTTGGATATTAGAGAGTGTGTAGAGAGAATATTTCTTGAAAATGCCCATCAATTAATTAGCTCTTTTCTTTTGTAAAAAATAGTGCGGGTGGGTGTTTATTTATAAAAGGAATTAGGTGAAGGGAGTGGTTGGGATTGAGTTAAATTGAATGGTGGATGAAGAGAGTGGTGTGGACtgatgacatggaggataaggTGTGTTAATTTGTAACTTGCATATAGGACAAACAAGAAAAATCTCAGCAACTATGATTTATATAATAATAGTTTTTAGCtttttcaattaatcattaattacttagttaattaagtaattaacaccattaaatataacgactttgaaaaccctttaataaatagaACAAAAAATGTGATAATTtcataaatatcataaaatgatgatctgcaagttttggtcaattttagtcaaaggtagcttggtcaaacgctcggtcaaagtcttggtcaacacCCAAAAAAATCACACCCGGacaaattttttcaaaaattacgaaactttaACCATGCATAGAAAATACTATTTAAGTGACAAATATTAAGTTTCAATATTTTATAGCAcgtggaagtattttatttggatttaaaacgATTAAATCAGAGTTCggttccaaataaaatatgaacgatCTTTTATGAAAACATATAGACATTGTTGGCTCAGTTTGGGCTAAAataaatacttagaatatatttccttaaatataaaatattttgagagtgtgagaaatatttttaagtatttaaaagtattttttccgataaataatatatttgagatatGAGAGAAAATTACCTGAAAAAATACGAGGAGGGGGataaaatgagatattaatattcctttatcaaatattaatttctaagagtgtaaaaatatatctttggatttataactattttatggagtgaaagatatatattttatccaTTTTAAAATCAtctgtttttgaaataaatttagcacgagccttctaaagaatatccaagttctgatattcattTTTCAAACTTGTTGCCTTATTAATATTGCCAGAGAGCCTAAGAAAAATCATATTTCCGATAGTTATTTTACGATCTCATTGCTTTGGAGTATATTCCTTTAAAATGtatttatttttgatattcagcaaattggaatatctcttttatttatatttaaaatataaatatattttgaaaaatatttttaaaaatatttttctagaTATGGATTTTcacttttgattatgtcaattaaatttatgcctatttggagaggatatacgtgttttaaattttatgttaaattatgcaAATACCAAAATATATAATTAATGGAAGATGTCCTTTCACAAAACCTGATGGATTTATATTTAGATAACTCGAAAATATTTGAATTTGCCCGCAAgagttggctcagttggttaaagaggagataactatcctcttggtcacaggttcgaatccgacgagaggagaatttatgattaccTGACTCCTGAGTCAGAGTCTGTCAATTAATGTTAAGAATACAAAGATAGAATTACACTAGTACTTTCTAGTTTCATCTAATAAAATTGCGGTCAGAGTCCAAGATATCAACATGCCCCATCCTTTCTAAATGGGTAACCTGTTCATCCAATTATGATCCAAATAGCATTAGTTGGGCCGCCGAAGCAACTAGACATTAAAACGAGATTTGCATAAACTTAACACCCAAAGCACTTAAAAATTTTACACACTTTCATTATCCATTATCCATAACTTTGAAAATCATGTCTTATAGACATAATCAATGAGGAAAAATCATTTAAGGCCTGAAACCAGCATCAACAACCAAGTTATGTCCAGTGACAAACTGAGAATCTTCACTTGCAAGAAACAACACTGCATCAGCCACATTTCTCAGTTTAAGCACTCCTCCTTTCAAAAAATTCATCGACTCGAACGCCTTCTCGATTCCTTCTTCATTAGTCTGCATCCAGTTGCACATCAGTGGCGTTCCTATTGGTCCAGGTGATACACAGTTCACCCTTATCCCGTGCTGTCCCAGCCCTCGACTCGCGCACCTCATTAACCCCACCACTGCCTGCTTCGATATTATGTAGTCTATGGGTCTCTCAGCATCTGTGTTGGCCACCACGCTTGATGTACACACTATGCTCCCCTTAACACCACATTCCACCATGGCACGTCCAGCGTGCTTCACACAAGCGATCATCCCGCGAACATTGACAGCAAAGAGTTTGTCAGATGCTTCGAGATCAAACTCCAGGATGCTTTGTTCACTGCTGCTCATACTCAGGACTCCTGCATTGCTAAACATGATGTCTAGCTTGCCATGAGTCTTAACAGTTGACTCCACCAGAGATTTGACTTGCTGCTCGTCAGTTACATCGCACTTGATGAAGGTGCAACAAGAACCAATTGATGAGGCCACTTCAAGACCCTTTTCATCTTGTAGGTCAGCAATCACCACGGCTTGTGCGCCCTGATCTGCAAAGTGGCGAGCCGTCGCTTCACCAATGCCACTGGCTCCGCCAGTGATAATTACAACCTTGCCGTCTAATTTCTTATTGTATAAGACAGAGGAGTTCATTTTCTGCTACCTGTACAGAGACAGTCACTGGCGTTGCATTTTTATACCACTATCAGTTTCAGGACGGCAGAATATAAAAATGTAATACATTCGAGGTCAAACAAGAGTGACAAGATTGCAGGCCTAAGCATCAACCTCTTAAACACACAATCAAAACATTCTGTATTAAGCATCTATACGTTTTGGCTTTACATGAGATGCTACATTGTGTCAGGTTCACGTCAGCTTCATACTTAAATTACTAGGCTCTCTCTTTTTGTGCAGCATATAATAAGACTCCAGTCATTTCAACTGCCTCTCACTCACTCTCCGAATGGGCTCGCggtttcaaaacacttgtacaaCACATCGTGTTCATATGATTTTCGAATTCAGAACTTGAATTTTGAATAAGATAACATCGacatattttaatttaatatcaatAAATACGTACTACCAAAACAATATCACACTATTAATTCTAGTTTATTTTAAGTTTTACAATGATTATTTTGTTGTATGAACATCCAAACCATACTTGTATAACTTAGTAATATGAACTCTTGATCATATTTGGTTTGGTAGCATTAAAACTATCAACAATACAAACTCATCTAAGGCCTGAAACCGGCATCCACGACCAAGTTATGTCCGGTGACAAACTGAGAGTCCTCGCAAGCAAGAAACAATACAGCATCAGCCACATTTCTCACTTTAAGCGCTCCGCCTTTTAAATAGTTTAAAGACTCAAACACCTTCTCAACTCCTTCTTCATCAGTCTGCATTGATTTGCACATCATGGGCGTTCCCACCACCGCCGGTGAGACACAATTCACCCTTATTCCATGCTTACCTAGCCCTCTACTTGCGCACCGCATCAACCCCACCACCGCTTGCTTCGACAGAACGTAGTCTATGGATCTTGGAGCATCTGTACTCGCTGCCACGCTTGATGTACACACTATGCTCCCCTTAATACCGCATTCCACCATGGCACGCCCTGCATGCTTTACACAAGCAATCATTCCGCGTATATTAACAGCAAAGAGATTGTCAGATGCTTTAAGATCAAAGTCCAGGATGTTCTGTTCACTGCCGCTCATCCTGAGCACTCCGGCGTTACTAAACATGATGTCTAGCTTTCCATAAGTCTTAACAGTTGATTCCACCAGAGATTCAACTTGTTGCTCGTCAGTTACATCACACTTGATGAAGGTGCAACAATGAGAGCCAATTGATGAGGCGACTTCAAGACCCTTTTCTTCTTGAATGTCCGCGATTACCACAGCTTGTGCACCATGATATGCAAAGTGGCGAGCCGTTGCTTCACCTATGCCACTGGATCCCCCGGTGATGATCACTAATTTGCCTTCTAATTTCTTATTGCATATTATAGAGGCATTCATTTCCTGCTACTAGTGCACAAACATTCATAGGTAGTGCGTTTATATTAACTACATGAGGACGGCACACTTTAAAATCTATTCAAGGTCAAACAAGACGCAAGGAAGTTGCAGGCCTGAGAATCAACCCGGAGAACACACAAATATAAACAGAAACggtataaaaaaaatttaaaattttgggCATTGCTTAAACTACTTGGCTCTATTTTTAAATCATATATTTTTCGGTATGCTAAGACTGTATTTATAATCTTGACTACTCATACCTAAGAATAGTTACAGTAACATAAAATTAAATGGTGCAAGGCGACGTGCACATTGATCATTCATCTCATAAAGCTATACATAAAGTACAGGTCGCTGAGCACCAAAGCTTATTAGCCACAGTGAGGACCAACTAGTACATCAGGTGCATAGTCAACATTTGTTATGCAACAAGTACAAGGTTGATATGAAAATCAGACATAGTCTGAATGAGAATCATAAAAATCACTTGGGCAAGGTGACATGACCTCTTGCTCTAGTAACTGGAGCACTCGTTGCATCTGCGGCCGTTCATCTGGATTTGCATCAGTGCACTTTGCAGCTATTTCCAGGATTGCTTCCTCAGTTTCTATATCCGTGTCCTTGCACCTTTTGTCTACCATGTCTACCATTCTATTCTCACGTACCAGCGTATTCATCTGTCACAAAACATGCAATCGTATTATATACAGTAAGGGAACCTGCAGAGGCAGTCATAATGACTCGCCCGGAAAAAGTAAACCTCAGGTGTGTAAAAGGATAAGAACTATTAATACTATATATTCGCTGCTTTAACTTTGGTACTGCACAAAGGAAGTGAATCTCAGGATGTGGAGAATATACCCAACCAACAACATTTAAACCATGTTTAACAAAGGCAGGATCAGTGGGCCTCTTTCCAGTTACAAGCTCTAAAAGAAGAACTCCAAAGCTATACACATCAGACTTCTCAGTGGCAATTCCGCTCTGTAGATACTCTAAACACAACCACAGATACAAGAACATTAGGTTTACATTGTTGGTGCCATAGTGCTAATGCCTCAACTGAAAGTGAAACATTGTGTACCTGGTGCCAAATAGCCAAAAGTGCCGGCAACAACTGTTGTAACATGAGCATCCTCGTCGATCAAAAGCTTGGCCAGGCCAAAGTCTGACACATGGGGTTCTAAGTTTTCATCTAGGAGTATGTTGCTAGATTTTATATCACGATGGATAATTCTTGGATAGCAATCATGGTGTAAGTATGCCAATCCACGAGCAGAACCAAGGGCTACTCTCAAGCGAGTACTCCAATTCATTGATTGGTCTTCCCAACGCTCTGAGGGAGAAAGTACTAAGTTAGGAAATTTTATATCAAGGAAAATTACTAAAACGGGGCTATTCTAATTTCTATCAGCAACAATCAAGTTATTGTGATTCAACAAAATAATGATACGGAAAAACCCCGAATAAAACCAACTTGTGATAATGTTAACAGAATAGTGTTGTCATTCTAATCTATTATGACAATGtcaggttaataaaatccaaaatgatccagagCATATCAGGAAGGAAGAGTTTGATAGATGCCTACAATTTGAGATCTTTTGGAAGGGTAATAAAAAATAAGATATCAAAGTTCTAatagatttttcaaaaaatcAACGTTTACTTAACATATGATCCTCAGATGAGAATGTAAGCACTTTTTTACGTGAACAGAACATTCAGAAGTCCTTGATTGCCAACTGTGTAGAGGGAATATTATCCACCTGTATTCCTTAAAAGTAATCCTTCCCTTGTACAATGTCTCAAGGCAAAATTACATGTGTATACAAGGAAGATTCATACCATGCAAGAAATCATCCAAGCTTCCCAAGGCCAAGTAGTCATAGATAAGAAGCTTTGCATTAGGGAGCCTACAATAACCTCTAAGATTGACCAAATTAATGTGCTTCACGTTTCCCAGTATCTCCAGTTCCATTTCAAATACCTCGTCACAGCCCTCACGACTCCTATCAATCCTTTTTACAGCAAATGTAGCACAATCATTCATTACCATACGATAGACAGTACCAAAACCTCCGGTTCCTACAACATCTTCCTCCGTAAGGCATTCAAGTTTTTCTATAATCTCACTTGAGGGATATGGAAGGTCACCATGGAAAGTCATAAGCTTTGTGCCTGGAAAAACATAAACGCTTAATGTTTTGGAAGGGAAGGTGGGTGAGTTACACATTTAGAATAAAAATTTTACCTGTTTCCTTGGAAGGTTGTTTTTTCACTTCCTTGTATCTTTTGACAGCCCTCTCTTTCTTTAACAGAAACCAAACCCATAAAAAAACAATGAGCACAAGAAGGGCTACTGTCAGTGCGGACATAGCTCCTATCACAGCTCCTTTGACATAATGAGAAGATTTCTTGGTAGGAACTGCATATGGCCATTACAGTGAAGCATGTGTTAGCGACTGGAATAAGCGGACTACCAAGAAATGGTATATATGAAATAATTGGAACCCTTTTGACTTGAAATGATGTTGATGGGCAGCTTACCAGCAACTTGATCACTTTCAGCATGTGGCAACACTGCAGGGAACCCCAATGAAGTTTTGCATGGCTTGTTTATTTGCCGACCACAGAGATCTATATTACCAATAAACCTAGTGATAAGCAATGTATCCTTCAGATTGAGCTCAGAGTAATTAATTTGAGAATGAGAATGGAGTTAGTTATTGAGCGGTTAAGTGTGAGACCCAGGAACTGAGATTAGAACTTTATGATAAGCCTAATAATTCAGATGCAACATACTTTGCTTGTCAAGTTGTAATATTAAATTCAGAATGCATGTGTCACTAATATGTTTCGGTGCAAAACTTCGAAATCATTATTCTAACTAAAACTTGGAAATCACCCCCCTCCCCCTTTTGACATTAACCTGCCTTATATGTAACTTCATATTGACAAAAGAAATACCACTTCTTCAACAAGAGCTACTCTACATTGCCAATTTCAGAGAATAAACTGAAACTCTCGAGATGTGTTTTTTTTTCACGCTGAAAATTAATCTTATATTGGTTTAACAAGGTATATGGACCTCTCATTTGATGAAGCTGGGTAAGATTAGTGATACCAGTTCCCCACTCGAATATATTAATAGCTCAAAACCAATATGACAGTCATTGATCATCAAAGACAAGCGGTTTCAATTTTGCAAGTGGGAATTAGCATCCACCATAAACGAAAAGTCGACAAATAAAATAGATGATTTATAAGGGTCTTGAGTATTATTAGTACGACAATATCACTTACGAATTGTTTCTAAACTTGCTAAGTACCCCCACGTCTGGAATTTCACCGGAAATGAAGTTTGCTGATAAGTTCCTGGGAGTCATATTATGATATACAATTATATAAGGAGACATTTCAATACAAAGTCATTTAAGCTTAGAAATCTGAATAATCTCTAAAAGAATTGCACAAGAACCTACAAATAATGTAGCTTTGCGAGATGACCAAGCGAGGATGGTATGGAACCCGTAATTGAATTGCTTGATAGGTCTCTGAATGCATATTATAACAAAAGAGAATGAAAATTAAGAACGGAAGTCTTAATAGAATCTCTAACAACATCAATAGCATAACTTTGAAAATGCCAAACATAGAAGGTATCACTCCAATGAAAGAGGCATCTTACAATATATTGAGAGATGCAAGGTCCCCAATATTTGATGGTATTTCACCCTGAAGATAATTAGCTCGTAAGTACCTAAATATCAAATAAAAAGTCAGTCAATTTATATCGAAATGAATAAACAGAAAAATGAGCAATCTTTAGATCACAATTTACAGGCATCCTCAGGACACTGAAATCCCTCATGTTACTTACAGAGCTCTGAGTTCAGAACAATTGGCAATTTCCTTCGGAATAACACCATGTAAGCTGTTCTGATGAAGTGCCCTGTTGATAAAAAAAAAAGGCAATATAAATTACAAAAACCATTCACAATTAACCAAACTTATGACACTTTTGACTTAGTTATATGAACTTACAGCCTCTGAAGTCTTCTTAATTTACCAATAATTGGAGATATAAACCCTCCAAACTGCATATAAGGTAAGTTTCTGCATAATCCCAAAGCACATTCAAGAATCAAGACTTAGATTCACAGTATCAATCCACATACAAAACCAATAAAATTCGAAAACTTTATACACAAATCTTAATGTATGTAAAAATTATATACACACATTGAACTAACTGAATAGTCATCTGCATTGCAAGAAATACCAGTCCACTGACAAGGAGTTTCATCACTATCTTTCCAATCACTGAGAAAACTCTTGCTATCATTTAAAGTACttttcaaattcaacaatgtaATACCTGCAAACAACATACTAAGCCTATAAATAACCATATGTAGCAATATAAGACGCATAacaattaattatcaaaattttcaaaaaataaaaataccATCTTGACTTAGAGCAAGAGAGCAAATGTTGAAAAGGGTTGCTTGCAATATAGCTGAAAATGCAAAAAATAAAATGCCCATTTTTAGTTTTTTCATTTTCTTGAAACAGAAAAAGGTGTTCTTGATTTTTTGGCTAGTTAATTAGGGTTTCCTGACACAGGGTTTAGTTGCAATGTTAAAGAGAAAAGCAAACATGAGAGAGATGGTGGGGTTTTAGATGATTTGTAAGAAAATATTTAGTTGGGTTGGTGTAAGCGTGGAGTTGTAGTATTATGAATTGAGGAATGCGAGGCAAGTCAAAATGTGTATGAAAACAGGTATAGTAAGTCCAATTCATACATATAATACCTATATTTTGCTTTATAATTATAAGTATTTCACTAAAATGATAAAACTTAACTCCAGATAGCTATACATTGATTATAAATGCTGCATAAATGGATGCATGCTTTTATATTTAAGGTCAAGAAGGGTTATAATCATATTTGTCATATCATCCTATAGCTAATAATAAGtctaaaaaaaaaattaaattaaagtgAATAAGTTGGACAAAATATTagttaaatataaaattattttgttataaaatataatttgagtgcaagtgctattttaatatcaaaaatcAATTTTTGGTGTCATAGTAATGACTATTATCAATTCATATGGTATTGGACTTGctcttataatattatataataacataattattgaaatttagTTTGAAAATTTAAGGGATCTCATATTACTAcgaaaaaaattattatttataaaatatttggtAAAAGAATTTGTAATGGTATTTGGACCTCTTCTATATGAATTTATAATTAATGATTATAGAGAGTTGTGCAGGAAGGAAATTTTGAAGCACAACGTCTGGGGGACTATGAATTCTGTCGAATTTAATAATTCGTTTTTGTTCTTGCGGCtcatattaaataaaaataataaatttttatttagtattaaaattttaaggaaatatttttttgtaaataatatttcaaatGATAGCTTACACTTTGTCAAAACTATAAAATATTTTCACGGTTACAATTTAATGTTACACACGTGACACAACAAATGAATAAAAAGAAGTCATGTGATTTTATATTTTCCAAGTGTGATGTCATTTTATATGAATTAAGGTCCAAGGAGTATAACAAATGATGCACTGCCCGAGTCTGAATTCCGCAAGTGTGTGACATTTTTTTGGAGTTTTCCAGCTATATGTCAAACTTTTTTTGACACCCCCCTAAAATATTCCTTTTCTGACAAAACACGTATTGAATAGGAAATTTATTAATTGGAAAATGTGGAAAATTATTGTCTAGGACTATAAGTACTCTCGCTATATTTAGTTCAATGTCAAGCGAAGATTATATGGACACGTACAAAAATTTGTTCACAACTCCAAAAAAAAAGAAATATTGATGGTTTTAGTGAAATCTATTACAAGATCTCTGGTGTTGAGGTAGTTTAAGCACCACCCGGCCCAACTGACCCCAGCCTTTTCTCAGTATGCCTCAAAATTAAGCCGGAAAAATTTGCTTTATGATTGTGGATCAAATGGGTCGTCTGGGGTTACGTTTTGTATACGATTAATCTACTATATCATCTGGTGCATCATAATGATGATAATTACCATCATCATTTTAACAGCTGCATAAACTTAGGTCCAAATTTTTATTTATTCCATATATTTTTGTAGATGATTATTGTTCAGTAACCACCTCAAACTCATATATGGGATATAAAACACCTGTgtattaattatatttagtgtCGTCACTCATTTTTGTGACAATCGAAGAAAAGTATTGTATTCAACCTTGTGAGCACA from Apium graveolens cultivar Ventura chromosome 5, ASM990537v1, whole genome shotgun sequence includes the following:
- the LOC141659915 gene encoding (+)-cis,trans-nepetalactol synthase NEPS1-like, with protein sequence MNSSVLYNKKLDGKVVIITGGASGIGEATARHFADQGAQAVVIADLQDEKGLEVASSIGSCCTFIKCDVTDEQQVKSLVESTVKTHGKLDIMFSNAGVLSMSSSEQSILEFDLEASDKLFAVNVRGMIACVKHAGRAMVECGVKGSIVCTSSVVANTDAERPIDYIISKQAVVGLMRCASRGLGQHGIRVNCVSPGPIGTPLMCNWMQTNEEGIEKAFESMNFLKGGVLKLRNVADAVLFLASEDSQFVTGHNLVVDAGFRP
- the LOC141659916 gene encoding (+)-cis,trans-nepetalactol synthase NEPS1-like, whose translation is MNASIICNKKLEGKLVIITGGSSGIGEATARHFAYHGAQAVVIADIQEEKGLEVASSIGSHCCTFIKCDVTDEQQVESLVESTVKTYGKLDIMFSNAGVLRMSGSEQNILDFDLKASDNLFAVNIRGMIACVKHAGRAMVECGIKGSIVCTSSVAASTDAPRSIDYVLSKQAVVGLMRCASRGLGKHGIRVNCVSPAVVGTPMMCKSMQTDEEGVEKVFESLNYLKGGALKVRNVADAVLFLACEDSQFVTGHNLVVDAGFRP
- the LOC141723643 gene encoding LRR receptor-like serine/threonine-protein kinase FEI 1 is translated as MKKLKMGILFFAFSAILQATLFNICSLALSQDGITLLNLKSTLNDSKSFLSDWKDSDETPCQWTGISCNADDYSVSSINLPYMQFGGFISPIIGKLRRLQRLALHQNSLHGVIPKEIANCSELRALYLRANYLQGEIPSNIGDLASLNILDLSSNSITGSIPSSLGHLAKLHYLNLSANFISGEIPDVGVLSKFRNNSFIGNIDLCGRQINKPCKTSLGFPAVLPHAESDQVAVPTKKSSHYVKGAVIGAMSALTVALLVLIVFLWVWFLLKKERAVKRYKEVKKQPSKETGTKLMTFHGDLPYPSSEIIEKLECLTEEDVVGTGGFGTVYRMVMNDCATFAVKRIDRSREGCDEVFEMELEILGNVKHINLVNLRGYCRLPNAKLLIYDYLALGSLDDFLHERWEDQSMNWSTRLRVALGSARGLAYLHHDCYPRIIHRDIKSSNILLDENLEPHVSDFGLAKLLIDEDAHVTTVVAGTFGYLAPEYLQSGIATEKSDVYSFGVLLLELVTGKRPTDPAFVKHGLNVVGWMNTLVRENRMVDMVDKRCKDTDIETEEAILEIAAKCTDANPDERPQMQRVLQLLEQEVMSPCPSDFYDSHSDYV